AGTTTTGTTTGTCTAGCTCTAGCCCATAAACCACCGAATGACTGCCCCTGCCCAGCTCACCAAGCGCTTTTACAGATACGTCCTGGAACTCCTGTTTAAGCAAGGGCAGTAAGGTCCGCTTGATTACGTTGGCCTGGCTAAAGTCCAGACTTGGCTCTCGCCTGACCGATTGTGGCAACTTAGCCATTTTGATCTATAACTTTTTTAAATACTGCTAGCTGCTTTTGCACTACGGTTTCGGGGCTAAATCTACTAATCACTGACTGGCGACAAGCTTTCCGATCAATTTGATCAATTTTGTCGATGGCCACCACCATAGCGGCGATGTCGTCGGCAGGGACGACAAACCCATTGACGCCGTCTGTGACAATGTCGCTCATACCGCCAACGTCAAAGGTAATAACTGGCGTACCAGTTGAAAGCGCTTCCAGCACGCCCAAGGGAAATCCCTCGGCCTCGCGGATTGGGAAAATCATTGCTTTGGCGTCATAGGCCGGCTCAACTTCAGATTGCTGCAAGCGGCCATGATAAGTCGCGTATTTGCTGGCTTTAACTAGTCGCAAAAACTCCTGCTCAAATTGTGTGGAAGGAAACTGGCCGCCATAAATATCAAGCGGCGATTTGGAGCCATCTGCGACCTTGATCGCCAGATCAGAACCCTTGCCATCGGTAATGCGACCAACATAAACCAACCGATCCTTTGGCTGTTCTATGAATTTAAAGCGTTCGGCATCAAAGGTGTTATGAACAACACCAACTGGAGGGGTCATGCCTGCCGGCAGCTTGCGAGGCTTGGTTAGAGAGATTAAGTTAGCTGATTCAAAAGATTTTAAAATCTCGGCCGGTGCATGGGTAAAGTTTTCATAATAATCACCGTG
Above is a genomic segment from Candidatus Saccharimonadales bacterium containing:
- a CDS encoding glycosyltransferase, with translation MKVALTIKPWWVLPTSTEHTWAPGMVLAQEAADLIAAGHEVVVYAAKGSQTAGELVDFDMLPYKEIKQGDIPSIQVSIREQYYLHEFLRRTIEHLRTNPVDVLHLHDYRDYPVFKAANLGVPIVATVHGDYYENFTHAPAEILKSFESANLISLTKPRKLPAGMTPPVGVVHNTFDAERFKFIEQPKDRLVYVGRITDGKGSDLAIKVADGSKSPLDIYGGQFPSTQFEQEFLRLVKASKYATYHGRLQQSEVEPAYDAKAMIFPIREAEGFPLGVLEALSTGTPVITFDVGGMSDIVTDGVNGFVVPADDIAAMVVAIDKIDQIDRKACRQSVISRFSPETVVQKQLAVFKKVIDQNG